Genomic window (Streptomyces sp. NBC_00078):
CAGAAGCGAGCCCGAACCCGCAACCGCCGGGGCTGCGCACGACGGCGGGTCCGGTCACACCTCTGGCGGTGCGTCGTGATGGCCGACTTCATCGCATGGGTGCTGGTGATCGCGATCGCCGCCTACGCCTGCGCCGGGGGTACTGACTACGGCGCGGGCTTCTGGGACCTGCTGGCCGGCGGCACCGAGCGCGGCAAGCGGCCGCGCTGGCTCATCGACCACGCCATGGCACCGGTCTGGGAGGTCAACAACGTCTGGTTGATCTTCGTTCTGGTCATTATGTGGACCGGTTTCCCGACGATGTTCCAGGCCGTCTTCTCCGCGATGTGGCTGCCGCTGGCCCTCGCCGCCGTGGGCCTGGTGCTCCGCGGCGCCGGGTTCGCCCTGCGCAAGCCGACCCGCCGCCTGGCCCAACAACGCGTCTACGGCGCGATGTTCGCCGTCTCGTCGCTGGTGACGCCGTTCTTCCTCGGGGCGGTGCTCGGCGGCATCGCCTCCGGCCGGGTCAAGGTCGGCACGACCGCCTCGGCCGACGCCTGGGCCAACGGCACCTCCGTCCTCGTGGGGTTGCTGGCCATCGCCGCGGCCGCGTTCCTCGGAGCGGTCTTCCTCTGCTCCGACG
Coding sequences:
- a CDS encoding cytochrome d ubiquinol oxidase subunit II — protein: MADFIAWVLVIAIAAYACAGGTDYGAGFWDLLAGGTERGKRPRWLIDHAMAPVWEVNNVWLIFVLVIMWTGFPTMFQAVFSAMWLPLALAAVGLVLRGAGFALRKPTRRLAQQRVYGAMFAVSSLVTPFFLGAVLGGIASGRVKVGTTASADAWANGTSVLVGLLAIAAAAFLGAVFLCSDALRFGAHDLVDYFRVRALIAFGAVVVLALIALPVTHNDARYVWDGLTSGLGLLLIILAAVCGLATVLLLLRRSHGWSRYTSVASVALVVGAWGFAQRPYVLPTSLTVAEAAGAAHTLRWLVIVTAIAIVLIGPALVLLYRLDTMGELEELTDADTRAARMSGDNL